One window of the Leishmania mexicana MHOM/GT/2001/U1103 complete genome, chromosome 11 genome contains the following:
- a CDS encoding SEC61-like (pretranslocation process) protein,putative gives MTKQANWLMSLKPMLAVLPEIEKPRRLPGIKERIMWTGVALFVFLICCQVPVYGARPGNASDPFYWMRIVLASNKGTLMELGISPIVSASLILELLAGVRILTYDPNNREERAVFEGFQKMMGLVITVVEAVAYVSSGMYGDPSRIGMVMCGLIVLQLMAATMICILLDELLQKGWGIGSGTSLFIATNVCDTIIWKAFSPSTINTGRGAEFEGAIIAFFHLLVSRTDKVRALREAFYRPQLPNLTNIFSTAVVFVVVVFFQGFRVPLMTKSKFNGNDRQPYMIKLFYTSNMPIILQTSVVSNISFFSQILSRRFGNRNFLINLLGRWEERGYNGGGSGQMFPVSGLAYYLVPPATFYDLLADPIHAIFYVVFVLTSCAVFSRLWITISHTAPRDVAKQLASQGRWLVQARESEDDMTRLLEKYIPVAASFGGLCVGALTIFADFLGAIGSGTGILLSVTMINQYYEILQQEGQDLGYGFLKQKVA, from the coding sequence ATGACGAAGCAGGCGAATTGGTTAATGTCGCTGAAGCCGatgctggcggtgctgccggagATCGAGAAGCCCCGCCGCCTACCCGGCATCAAGGAGCGCATCATGTGGACCGGTGTGGCGCTCTTTGTCTTCCTCATCTGCTGCCAAGTCCCCGTGTACGGCGCCCGCCCCGGCAACGCCAGCGACCCGTTCTACTGGATGCGTATTGTGCTGGCGAGTAACAAGGGTACACTGATGGAGCTGGGCATCTCGCCTATCGTGTCCGCCTCTCTCATCCTGGAACTGTTAGCCGGCGTGCGCATCCTCACCTACGACCCGAACAACCGTGAGGAGCGGGCGGTATTCGAGGGCTTCCAGAAGATGATGGGCCTGGTGATcacggtggtggaggcggtggcgtacGTGTCTTCGGGCATGTACGGTGATCCGTCGCGTATTGGCATGGTCATGTGCGGCTTGATTGTTCTCCAGCTCATGGCGGCAACCATGATTTGCATTCTTCTGGACGAGCTCCTGCAAAAAGGATGGGGCAttggcagcggcacctccCTCTTCATCGCCACAAACGTGTGCGACACTATCATTTGGAAGGCGTTCTCTCCATCAACCATCAACActggccgcggcgccgagTTTGAGGGTGCCATCATCGCCTTCTTCCACCTGCTTGTCTCGCGCACGGACAaagtgcgtgcgctgcgtgaGGCATTTTATCGACCGCAGCTGCCGAACCTGACGAACATCTTCTCCACCGCCGTggtcttcgtcgtcgtcgtcttcttCCAGGGCTTCCGTGTGCCACTCATGACAAAGAGCAAGTTCAACGGCAACGACCGCCAGCCTTACATGATCAAGCTCTTCTACACGAGCAACATGCCGATCATTCTGCAGACAAGTGTTGTGTCGAACATCAGCTTCTTTTCTCAGATCCTGTCGCGCCGCTTCGGCAACCGAAACTTCCTGATCAACCTGCTTGGCCGGTGGGAGGAGCGCGGGtacaacggcggcggcagcggccagaTGTTTCCTGTCAGCGGCCTTGCGTACTACCTCGTGCCCCCAGCGACCTTCTACGACCTGCTAGCCGACCCCATTCACGCCATATTCTACGTGGTCTTTGTGCTGACCTCGTGTGCCGTCTTCTCCCGACTGTGGATCACCATTTCGCACACGGCGCCGAGAGACGTGGCGAAGCAGCTCGCCTCACAGGGCCGCTGGCTCGTGCAGGCCCGCGAAAGCGAGGATGATATGACCCGACTCTTGGAGAAGTACATCCCCGTCGCGGCCAGCTTCGGAGGCctctgcgtcggcgcgctGACGATCTTCGCGGACTTTCTTGGCGCCATTGGTAGCGGCACCGGTATCCTGCTCTCCGTCACGATGATCAACCAGTACTACGAGATCCTTCAGCAGGAGGGCCAGGACCTTGGGTACGGCTTCCTGAAGCAGAAAGTGGCGTAG